Proteins found in one Mucilaginibacter terrenus genomic segment:
- a CDS encoding DUF1330 domain-containing protein yields the protein MIYITQLIYIKPGQEEVFHRFEDVAIPIIAKYNGTLLMRLRPNHASYIETSIDKPYEVHLVEFPAEADFENFMRDEERKQFLHLKEESIKAVLLIKGTKL from the coding sequence ATGATCTACATTACTCAACTCATTTACATCAAGCCGGGACAGGAGGAAGTTTTTCACCGGTTTGAGGATGTTGCCATCCCGATCATCGCAAAGTATAACGGAACTCTGCTGATGCGTTTACGGCCTAACCATGCATCGTACATCGAGACGAGCATTGATAAGCCTTATGAAGTCCACCTGGTAGAGTTTCCTGCCGAAGCAGACTTTGAAAACTTTATGCGTGATGAAGAACGCAAACAGTTCCTGCACCTTAAAGAAGAATCTATCAAGGCGGTGCTGCTCATCAAGGGAACGAAGTTGTAA
- a CDS encoding glycosyltransferase family 2 protein: MSVKPVKNPTRQQQITLRLMIVMGFICMGFFMDSLLRNKVVGYRPLYWLLITTFVYTFFKILYEWYHYWAIKVPVTPPTTRQYTVDIFTTFFKGEPYEMIIETLTAIQAITYPHETYLCDEADDQYLKGICKELGVHHVTRTIKVDAKAGNINNALRQSKGELCVVLDPDHVPFPNFLDPIVSHFDNPEVGYVQVVQAYYNQDTGWIAKGSAQQTYQFYGPMMMCMNSYGTVQAIGANCTFRRTALESIGGHAAGLAEDMHTAMQMHAKNWKSVYVPQVLARGLVPATLSAYYKQQIKWSRGVFELLVTSYVKLFTKFTWRQKLHYGLLPLFYLSGFVFLINFCIPVISLFADVYPLKIDFSDFLVISIPFITSVVLIRHYVQQWVMEDEERGFHIVGGLLLIGSWWVFILGFLYTIIRKNVPYIPTPKDIREEKNLGINMPNIAVIVISVAAIFYGLYNDWNPFTFFMAGIASLNCLFMAFMLMASSELKFKEYSKNHYVVSSTYSYVKYFKKRFWLLRRQIYAGIRRVSLLVTVLVICTCIYIAKQSDENTVQVSATPPGVKISKSSPADGNTLLNYTHVDKAGVLRVMGQQNSKPVNATDTLAADNINVDSLIQVNAAARTPNYYPETKGVIYTKGQFWFKNLFPLNKQTIERDFDEMKVVGVNTVKIYGPNIYDHITFDVARQKGMKIDYSFWIPYPSAFIYDTNVLDDLEKTIVKTVKDNKGNKAIHAWNIGNNALQQLTDYYAASQLPYAQYNYIQWVKKLVKSIKAADSSRPVTIDLTAGPTVDGSMALMHSQVPELDAFGLIVGDRAALTKVTTNLKAPYFYSSLNPKAMQSLPLPAGGVFYANWQDQKTASIVTFDGLKDIWGRNKPYLGLISASWHGGIAYKALPPVKILRPALTAIGGNSLPYNAMVYSGDKWSLAVDSARNMTFEWYLVRTNGWGKPVDIQEVGKGPRVYVTIPWNMQSYRLYLIAAKGNDIVDASSILNIPLNDDIKADKKSEK; encoded by the coding sequence ATGAGTGTAAAGCCAGTTAAAAACCCGACGCGCCAGCAGCAAATAACATTACGGTTGATGATCGTAATGGGTTTTATATGCATGGGCTTTTTCATGGATAGCTTACTCAGGAATAAAGTTGTAGGTTATCGTCCGCTGTACTGGTTACTGATAACCACATTTGTTTATACCTTTTTTAAGATCCTTTACGAGTGGTACCACTACTGGGCAATTAAAGTACCCGTAACACCGCCAACCACCAGGCAATACACGGTGGATATTTTCACTACTTTTTTTAAGGGCGAACCTTATGAAATGATTATTGAAACGCTTACCGCTATACAAGCCATTACCTATCCGCATGAAACTTACTTATGCGATGAGGCTGACGACCAGTACCTGAAGGGTATTTGTAAAGAGCTGGGCGTTCACCACGTTACTCGTACTATTAAGGTTGATGCTAAAGCAGGTAATATTAATAACGCGCTTCGGCAGTCTAAAGGTGAGTTGTGCGTTGTGCTTGATCCGGACCACGTACCGTTCCCGAACTTCCTGGACCCGATCGTGTCTCATTTTGACAACCCTGAGGTAGGGTATGTACAGGTGGTACAAGCTTACTACAATCAGGATACCGGCTGGATTGCTAAAGGCTCTGCACAGCAAACCTACCAGTTTTACGGGCCCATGATGATGTGCATGAACAGCTACGGCACCGTGCAGGCCATTGGTGCAAACTGTACCTTCAGGCGTACCGCGCTGGAATCAATTGGCGGGCACGCAGCGGGCCTTGCTGAAGACATGCACACGGCCATGCAAATGCACGCCAAAAACTGGAAATCTGTTTATGTACCGCAGGTACTTGCCCGCGGCCTGGTGCCAGCAACTCTTTCTGCCTACTACAAACAGCAGATCAAATGGTCGCGCGGTGTATTCGAGTTACTGGTAACATCTTATGTAAAGCTTTTCACCAAGTTTACCTGGCGGCAAAAGCTGCATTACGGGTTATTGCCGCTGTTCTATCTTTCCGGATTCGTGTTTCTCATTAACTTCTGCATTCCGGTTATATCCCTCTTTGCCGATGTTTATCCGCTTAAGATAGATTTTTCCGATTTCCTTGTAATCAGCATACCCTTTATCACGTCGGTTGTATTGATTAGGCACTACGTGCAGCAATGGGTAATGGAAGACGAAGAACGTGGCTTCCACATTGTTGGGGGGCTGCTGCTTATCGGTTCGTGGTGGGTATTCATACTCGGCTTCCTCTATACTATCATCAGGAAAAATGTACCGTACATACCCACCCCGAAGGACATACGGGAAGAAAAGAACCTGGGCATTAACATGCCGAACATTGCTGTTATAGTAATATCAGTAGCAGCGATATTTTACGGCCTGTATAACGATTGGAATCCTTTTACCTTTTTTATGGCCGGCATTGCCAGCCTTAACTGCCTGTTTATGGCTTTTATGCTCATGGCCAGCTCAGAGCTCAAGTTTAAGGAGTACTCTAAAAACCACTACGTGGTATCAAGTACCTACAGCTATGTAAAGTACTTCAAAAAGCGCTTCTGGTTATTGCGCAGGCAAATATACGCCGGTATAAGACGGGTGAGCCTATTGGTTACCGTGTTGGTTATATGCACCTGTATTTACATTGCAAAGCAGTCAGACGAGAACACTGTACAGGTTTCTGCAACGCCGCCGGGAGTTAAAATAAGCAAATCCTCCCCGGCAGATGGTAATACGCTGCTCAATTACACCCATGTTGATAAAGCCGGGGTATTGCGTGTTATGGGCCAGCAAAACAGCAAACCCGTTAACGCAACAGATACCCTTGCGGCAGACAACATTAATGTAGATTCGCTTATACAGGTAAACGCTGCAGCACGCACGCCTAACTACTACCCCGAAACTAAGGGGGTAATTTATACTAAAGGGCAGTTCTGGTTTAAAAACCTTTTCCCGCTTAACAAGCAAACTATAGAGCGTGATTTTGACGAGATGAAGGTTGTGGGTGTAAATACAGTTAAAATTTACGGACCAAACATTTACGACCACATTACCTTTGATGTAGCACGGCAAAAAGGGATGAAAATCGATTACAGTTTTTGGATCCCCTACCCTTCGGCATTTATATATGACACGAATGTACTTGACGATCTGGAAAAAACAATAGTTAAAACCGTAAAGGATAACAAGGGCAATAAGGCCATTCACGCGTGGAACATAGGTAATAACGCTTTACAGCAATTAACCGATTACTATGCAGCATCGCAATTACCTTATGCCCAGTACAACTACATACAATGGGTTAAAAAACTGGTAAAATCCATTAAAGCGGCGGACAGCAGCCGGCCGGTTACTATAGATCTTACCGCCGGGCCTACCGTTGATGGATCTATGGCGTTAATGCATTCACAGGTGCCGGAGCTTGACGCGTTTGGTTTAATTGTAGGCGACAGGGCAGCTTTAACAAAGGTTACTACAAACTTAAAAGCACCGTATTTCTACAGCAGTTTAAACCCCAAAGCTATGCAAAGCCTTCCGCTGCCGGCGGGTGGTGTGTTCTATGCCAACTGGCAGGACCAAAAAACAGCATCAATAGTAACGTTTGATGGGCTGAAGGACATTTGGGGGCGAAACAAGCCTTACTTAGGGCTGATAAGCGCCAGCTGGCATGGTGGTATTGCCTACAAAGCCCTGCCGCCGGTTAAGATCCTGAGGCCGGCATTAACAGCAATAGGCGGCAACAGCTTGCCTTACAACGCCATGGTGTATAGCGGAGATAAATGGAGCTTGGCGGTAGACTCGGCCAGGAACATGACCTTTGAGTGGTACCTGGTACGCACTAATGGCTGGGGCAAACCTGTGGACATACAGGAAGTAGGTAAAGGCCCGAGAGTATACGTAACCATACCATGGAACATGCAATCGTACAGGCTTTACCTTATAGCAGCAAAAGGCAACGATATTGTTGATGCAAGCTCTATCCTGAACATTCCGCTTAACGATGATATAAAAGCAGATAAGAAAAGTGAAAAATAA
- a CDS encoding glycoside hydrolase family 26 protein, whose amino-acid sequence MKNKATTFYIILGTIAVILIAAFVFARPLIGSYLVNDCYKTTQPVVALFDRNKPEENRTLGNIEHYDVVFKNTAFWFDDKLLKAALTNHDVLITIETWLKGPSGDRSVLDAVNEGDFDGKFTKLARLVAKSGHQVYIRWAPDMEVNAYMYPWQLHSSTDYIAAFNHVAKLMKQDAPKVKIVWGPSGYPGDTEYWPGLANVDYASITLGSPSEYSTTSYPFAKTIPDMLKAKLHRLRFLNVPVLIIGADDGAKGYFKQEWLTNQLAYMNKYANTVYSSANYITKDPPKPKRTTLQIGAFDPNRKLIHQKEITIEHIFVDLGDVQRGTFEKTFMEIVNRHRDVIVTMEPWRDTTGVADSVVTRSILSGKYDKVIRKLFRVLALTNQKVLLRWMHEMEIPIHRYAWQSQDPAEYIQAYRYFMLFEGGPPKNVKKVWGPAGDRGSIDFWPGDDVVDFISVAIYGLPDKNITDPNKQESFSSAFNRKFYRMRFSDKPIFITEFGVKGPEAYQDKWLAGAAKTINDNPHVFGACYFNLYDNPKAWGKIKAPDWSISARSMAKFTAQLKNVEVR is encoded by the coding sequence GTGAAAAATAAGGCAACCACGTTTTACATTATTCTTGGCACCATTGCGGTTATTTTAATAGCAGCGTTTGTATTTGCGAGACCGTTAATTGGTTCTTACCTGGTTAACGATTGTTACAAAACTACGCAACCGGTAGTAGCCCTGTTTGACAGGAACAAGCCTGAAGAAAACCGGACGCTTGGTAATATTGAACATTACGACGTAGTTTTTAAAAACACCGCATTTTGGTTTGACGACAAGCTGCTTAAAGCGGCTTTGACTAACCATGATGTGTTGATCACCATTGAAACCTGGCTTAAAGGCCCATCAGGCGACCGCAGTGTGCTTGATGCGGTGAACGAAGGAGATTTTGATGGTAAATTTACCAAGCTTGCCAGGCTGGTGGCAAAAAGTGGTCACCAGGTGTACATACGCTGGGCGCCTGATATGGAAGTGAACGCGTACATGTATCCCTGGCAGCTCCATTCTTCTACCGACTATATTGCTGCCTTTAATCACGTAGCGAAACTAATGAAGCAAGATGCTCCCAAAGTAAAAATTGTTTGGGGGCCATCCGGCTATCCGGGAGATACAGAGTACTGGCCGGGCCTTGCTAACGTCGATTACGCGAGCATTACCCTTGGCAGCCCGTCGGAGTACAGCACAACCTCTTACCCCTTTGCTAAAACCATACCTGATATGCTTAAGGCAAAACTGCACAGGTTAAGGTTTTTAAACGTTCCGGTCTTAATAATTGGCGCTGATGATGGCGCAAAGGGGTACTTTAAGCAAGAATGGCTAACCAACCAGCTTGCGTATATGAACAAGTACGCTAATACGGTTTATTCGTCTGCAAACTATATAACCAAAGACCCGCCCAAGCCCAAGCGTACAACTTTGCAGATAGGAGCTTTTGACCCAAACCGGAAGCTCATTCATCAAAAAGAAATAACCATTGAGCACATTTTTGTAGACCTGGGTGATGTGCAACGGGGTACTTTCGAAAAAACCTTTATGGAGATTGTGAACCGCCACCGTGATGTAATAGTTACCATGGAGCCATGGCGAGACACTACCGGGGTAGCAGATAGTGTAGTTACCAGGAGTATCCTGTCGGGCAAGTACGATAAAGTAATAAGGAAACTGTTCAGAGTGCTGGCATTAACGAACCAGAAAGTACTGCTACGTTGGATGCACGAAATGGAGATACCCATACACCGTTATGCCTGGCAGAGCCAGGATCCTGCTGAATATATACAAGCCTATCGTTACTTTATGCTGTTTGAAGGAGGCCCGCCAAAAAACGTTAAAAAGGTTTGGGGTCCGGCAGGTGACAGGGGCTCAATAGATTTTTGGCCGGGGGATGACGTGGTGGACTTCATCAGCGTTGCTATATACGGCCTGCCAGACAAGAACATAACCGACCCAAACAAACAGGAATCGTTCAGCAGCGCGTTCAACCGTAAATTCTACCGGATGCGGTTTTCAGATAAGCCAATATTCATCACTGAATTTGGTGTAAAAGGCCCCGAAGCATACCAGGACAAATGGCTGGCCGGTGCTGCTAAAACAATAAACGATAATCCTCATGTTTTTGGTGCCTGTTACTTTAACCTGTATGATAACCCAAAAGCGTGGGGTAAAATAAAGGCACCGGACTGGAGCATCTCCGCGCGTTCTATGGCTAAGTTTACAGCGCAGTTAAAAAATGTTGAGGTACGCTAA
- a CDS encoding zinc dependent phospholipase C family protein produces the protein MFTSLNAGAYSILAHEAIIDASWQPSIVPLLKQKYPNITDADIKKAHSYAYGGAMVADMGYMPFGNGFFTDLLHYVRSGDFVQALIRDAQNVNEYAFALGAMSHYMADKYGHSLATNRNVPLIYPKLKQKFGNEVTYAEDHTSHSRMEFSYDVLQTGRGSYTSEGYHDFVGFNIAVPVLEKAFYETYGQELTSIFSNINGSINNLRWGVRNLFPKLTKSAFKSHKDEILKMNPDMTAKKFQYKMSKKSFRLEYGKNMQQPKFFARLAVFFIRILPKVGPLKTLKYVSPGKEGEKLFAQSFDSILVNYNLALKKVDSESLVLPDIDFDTGHNTALGEYPLADNTYDRLLVKLQEQKYKNITPELQQSIVSYYKNADTSALARKKVKDGDKVILALQTIRKLKGGSQEPLKPIENPNGSTE, from the coding sequence ATGTTTACCTCATTAAACGCCGGGGCTTATTCAATACTTGCTCATGAAGCGATTATAGATGCTTCCTGGCAGCCATCGATCGTACCTTTGCTAAAGCAGAAGTATCCTAACATAACGGATGCAGATATTAAGAAAGCACATTCGTATGCTTACGGCGGTGCAATGGTTGCGGATATGGGCTATATGCCTTTTGGTAATGGGTTTTTTACCGATTTGCTGCATTACGTAAGGAGTGGTGACTTTGTACAGGCGCTGATTCGTGATGCCCAAAATGTTAATGAGTATGCATTTGCGTTGGGTGCTATGTCGCACTATATGGCTGATAAATATGGACATTCACTGGCAACAAACCGTAATGTTCCGCTAATATATCCTAAGTTAAAGCAGAAGTTCGGCAATGAGGTAACTTACGCAGAAGATCACACCTCACATAGTCGTATGGAGTTCTCGTATGACGTGTTACAAACAGGGCGGGGTAGTTATACAAGCGAGGGATACCACGACTTTGTAGGCTTTAATATTGCTGTTCCTGTACTGGAAAAAGCTTTTTATGAGACCTATGGCCAGGAGCTAACCTCTATATTCTCGAATATAAACGGCAGCATAAACAACCTGAGATGGGGTGTGCGTAACCTTTTTCCAAAGCTTACAAAATCAGCTTTCAAATCGCATAAAGACGAGATATTGAAAATGAACCCCGACATGACGGCCAAGAAGTTTCAATATAAAATGAGCAAAAAGAGCTTTAGGCTGGAGTATGGCAAGAATATGCAGCAGCCAAAATTCTTCGCCCGTCTGGCTGTTTTTTTCATCAGGATATTGCCTAAAGTTGGCCCCCTCAAAACGCTTAAATATGTATCCCCTGGCAAAGAAGGCGAGAAATTATTTGCGCAAAGCTTTGATTCTATATTAGTTAACTATAATCTGGCATTGAAGAAAGTGGATAGTGAGTCGCTTGTACTACCTGATATCGACTTTGATACAGGCCACAATACTGCCTTAGGAGAGTACCCGCTTGCCGACAATACTTACGACCGTTTGCTGGTGAAACTTCAAGAGCAAAAGTACAAGAATATCACCCCTGAACTGCAGCAGAGCATAGTGAGTTACTATAAGAATGCTGACACATCAGCATTGGCCCGCAAGAAAGTAAAGGATGGTGATAAGGTGATCCTGGCGCTGCAAACCATCAGGAAATTGAAGGGTGGCTCTCAGGAGCCTTTAAAACCGATTGAAAACCCGAACGGGTCAACGGAGTAG